The following are encoded in a window of Psychrobacter sp. P11F6 genomic DNA:
- a CDS encoding DMT family transporter has translation MKATLYTVIALIAFAANSLFCRMALAEGHIDAWSFTILRLLSAAVCLGIIMTIHAYRLRQHARESDSIAHAAILNDKGSWLSSVSLVIYALCFSIAYVELDTGTGALILFSAVQLTMIGWGIYKKEQLSGLQWLAFIVAVAGFVYLMLPSAAVPSLLAAVLMAISGAAWGIYSIRGKSCVSPLRATGFNFIRSLIAAPILLMISMTYLDNIGLENINLGDITIKGVLLACASGAIASGIGYSIWYMAMPLLKNTQAAVVQLCVPILAAILGVVFLSEQLTMPFIIASSVILGAVLVFILNREKAPT, from the coding sequence TTGAAAGCCACCTTGTACACTGTTATTGCATTAATCGCCTTTGCTGCAAACTCTCTCTTTTGCCGGATGGCGTTAGCAGAGGGTCATATAGATGCTTGGAGCTTTACCATTTTGCGCCTGCTGAGCGCTGCTGTCTGCCTAGGTATTATCATGACCATTCATGCTTATCGGTTACGACAGCACGCGCGAGAGTCTGACAGTATTGCTCACGCTGCTATTTTAAACGATAAAGGTAGCTGGTTAAGTAGCGTGAGCTTAGTGATTTATGCGCTATGCTTTTCGATTGCTTATGTAGAGTTGGATACTGGTACAGGAGCGCTGATTCTATTTTCAGCGGTTCAGCTGACGATGATTGGTTGGGGCATCTATAAAAAAGAGCAATTGAGCGGCTTACAATGGCTGGCATTTATCGTAGCGGTAGCAGGGTTTGTCTATTTGATGCTACCGTCAGCAGCGGTGCCTTCGTTACTAGCGGCGGTGCTTATGGCAATCAGTGGTGCCGCTTGGGGCATATATAGCATACGCGGCAAATCATGCGTGTCGCCGCTGCGAGCCACAGGTTTTAATTTCATTCGGAGTCTGATAGCAGCGCCCATACTGTTAATGATAAGCATGACTTATCTAGACAATATAGGCTTGGAAAACATCAATTTAGGTGACATTACTATCAAGGGAGTACTTTTGGCCTGTGCATCAGGAGCGATCGCATCTGGTATAGGCTATAGCATCTGGTATATGGCCATGCCTTTGTTAAAAAACACCCAAGCAGCAGTTGTACAATTGTGTGTCCCTATACTCGCTGCGATATTAGGCGTGGTGTTTTTATCTGAGCAATTGACCATGCCATTCATTATAGCAAGCTCGGTTATCTTGGGTGCAGTATTGGTATTTATTTTAAATAGAGAAAAAGCCCCTACGTGA
- a CDS encoding DUF421 domain-containing protein encodes MDWASIFIHDTTWAFALEILVRVSVMFVLIISFLRLTGKRGVRQLSIFELTIILSLGSIAGDPMFNEDLPIIQAVLVMSIVIVLYRLCTWIMMEFQPFEDLLEGKSLYIVEDGMLVLDKIKKGKMSHDEFFTEMRQQGVEHLGQVRTGLLETDGNFSILLYPPENTGYGMPLFPKQYQPVEEIESETYYACMHCGYVDYISDPNQLCERCENGCRDWAKALNSEIIR; translated from the coding sequence ATGGATTGGGCAAGTATTTTTATTCATGACACCACTTGGGCATTTGCGCTTGAGATATTGGTGCGTGTCAGCGTCATGTTTGTGCTGATTATCTCGTTTTTGCGTTTGACGGGCAAACGCGGCGTCCGTCAGCTGTCAATCTTTGAGTTGACCATTATTTTATCATTGGGCTCTATCGCAGGTGACCCTATGTTTAACGAGGATTTGCCGATTATTCAGGCAGTACTGGTCATGAGCATCGTTATCGTGCTTTATCGATTATGCACGTGGATCATGATGGAATTCCAACCTTTTGAAGATCTGTTAGAAGGGAAGTCGCTCTATATTGTAGAAGACGGAATGCTGGTACTCGATAAGATTAAAAAGGGTAAAATGTCTCATGATGAGTTTTTTACTGAAATGCGCCAACAAGGGGTTGAGCATTTGGGTCAAGTGCGTACAGGCTTGCTAGAGACAGACGGTAATTTTAGCATATTGTTATATCCGCCTGAAAACACTGGCTATGGTATGCCGCTTTTCCCTAAGCAGTATCAACCTGTCGAAGAGATAGAGTCAGAAACATATTACGCATGTATGCACTGCGGCTATGTCGATTATATATCTGACCCAAATCAGCTCTGTGAACGCTGTGAGAATGGATGTCGAGACTGGGCGAAGGCCTTGAATAGCGAGATCATTAGATGA